A genome region from Elusimicrobiota bacterium includes the following:
- a CDS encoding DNA methyltransferase has protein sequence MKKQKTRKVVYKTRKIKNLLVGENITTGTYSADKNSYIFACTNKTEKECFEQKLFSTNKLYADKVFSIKKEDILFLFNMDTDILYGPFTASSDGGKDLVSDAWNGQYPYQVKVAQNGKVKILKGAKKIFTKLNIDWKSPIDNFRTNILMKVLENPSLEIDNIKFPPSSINIDEKPKIEATTLWDYPKQSYGKTSKGSNKYPGVTPAFIIYNLIKRYTEPGDLVLDPMAGSGTTLDVCKEERRRCIAYDIVPTRPEIKQNDARQIPLDDNSVDMIFIDSPYGDNVRYNDHPDNIGNISAESEKFYDDLEKVMKECYRIIKPGKVLGWLIGDQWVKKKFTPVGFKIYERLCKYFEPVDIISVVRRGQSSNTGVWYNRAIRFNFFLRGFKYLIIVKKTAEGEKKYDKNREVKWTHYKRG, from the coding sequence ATGAAAAAACAAAAAACAAGAAAAGTTGTCTATAAGACACGGAAAATAAAAAATTTACTTGTAGGAGAAAACATTACAACAGGAACTTATTCTGCCGATAAAAATAGTTACATTTTTGCATGCACAAACAAAACAGAAAAAGAATGTTTTGAACAAAAATTATTTTCAACCAATAAACTTTATGCAGACAAGGTTTTTTCTATAAAAAAAGAGGATATTTTATTTTTGTTTAATATGGATACGGATATTTTATACGGACCATTTACAGCATCTTCTGATGGTGGAAAAGATTTAGTTTCTGACGCTTGGAATGGGCAATATCCTTATCAAGTAAAGGTTGCACAAAATGGTAAAGTCAAAATTTTGAAAGGAGCAAAAAAAATTTTTACAAAATTAAATATTGATTGGAAAAGCCCTATTGATAATTTTAGAACGAATATCCTTATGAAAGTTTTAGAGAACCCGTCACTTGAAATAGATAATATAAAATTTCCACCAAGTTCAATAAACATAGATGAAAAACCAAAAATAGAAGCAACTACTCTTTGGGATTACCCAAAACAAAGTTATGGAAAAACATCCAAAGGAAGCAATAAATATCCCGGGGTTACCCCAGCGTTTATTATTTACAATTTAATCAAAAGATATACAGAGCCAGGAGATTTAGTATTAGACCCGATGGCTGGTAGTGGAACCACTTTGGATGTGTGTAAAGAAGAAAGACGAAGATGTATCGCTTATGACATAGTTCCAACAAGACCAGAAATAAAACAGAATGATGCACGGCAAATTCCACTTGATGATAATAGCGTAGATATGATTTTTATTGATTCTCCCTACGGAGACAATGTTAGATATAATGACCATCCAGACAATATCGGGAATATTTCTGCAGAAAGCGAAAAGTTTTATGACGATCTTGAAAAAGTTATGAAAGAATGTTACAGAATAATAAAACCTGGAAAAGTTTTAGGATGGCTTATTGGAGACCAATGGGTGAAGAAAAAATTTACTCCTGTGGGCTTTAAAATTTATGAGCGGTTATGCAAATATTTTGAGCCAGTAGATATTATCAGTGTTGTCCGACGGGGGCAATCCTCTAATACAGGCGTCTGGTATAACAGAGCGATACGGTTTAACTTCTTTTTAAGAGGTTTTAAATATTTAATTATAGTGAAAAAAACCGCTGAAGGAGAAAAAAAATACGATAAAAACAGAGAAGTAAAATGGACACATTATAAAAGAGGATAA
- a CDS encoding nucleotidyl transferase AbiEii/AbiGii toxin family protein, producing the protein MVKKTILTSAQKRFLEFFNDEKELTKEFYLTGGTALAEFYLKHRYSEDLDFFNETEEIDEIEIGKFIKKIETKFKLKEIKFRKFLGLYTYFLYFLNDEMLKIDFNYYPFPRIEKGIKYKDITVDSLYDIAVNKVHTISVQPRARDFIDVFFIVKEKRYSLHKLLMDAKAKFDWHIDAVHLGSRFYLAIEMKEYPRMIKKIDHREWQNFFVNEARKLKKEIFK; encoded by the coding sequence ATGGTCAAAAAAACAATATTAACTTCGGCTCAAAAACGGTTTTTAGAATTTTTTAACGATGAAAAAGAATTAACTAAAGAATTCTATCTAACCGGCGGTACAGCACTTGCTGAATTTTACCTAAAACATAGGTATTCCGAAGATTTAGATTTTTTTAATGAAACCGAAGAAATTGATGAAATTGAAATAGGAAAATTTATAAAAAAAATTGAAACAAAATTCAAATTAAAAGAAATTAAGTTTAGAAAGTTTCTTGGATTATACACATATTTTCTTTATTTTCTTAACGATGAAATGCTAAAAATTGATTTTAATTATTACCCGTTTCCAAGAATTGAGAAAGGAATTAAATATAAGGATATTACTGTTGACTCTCTATATGATATTGCAGTCAATAAAGTTCATACTATTTCAGTACAGCCGCGAGCGAGGGACTTCATAGATGTTTTTTTTATTGTCAAAGAAAAGAGATATTCTTTGCATAAACTCTTAATGGATGCAAAAGCAAAATTTGACTGGCATATTGATGCGGTTCACTTGGGTTCAAGATTTTATCTCGCAATAGAAATGAAAGAATATCCTAGGATGATAAAAAAAATTGACCATAGAGAATGGCAGAACTTTTTCGTCAACGAAGCCCGCAAACTAAAAAAGGAAATTTTTAAGTAA